From one Mya arenaria isolate MELC-2E11 chromosome 4, ASM2691426v1 genomic stretch:
- the LOC128230762 gene encoding transcription intermediary factor 1-beta-like, which yields MMELQGIDHSDDVDNSSADDTMYCSPCEKGGGHIAANSFCNNCDEYLCLSCVKVHRNMKVTQDHVVLSGDSMPYFHSPNKADGKKGLTGCTEQCPSHSNEVIKFFCSEHDSLNCRDCIVVGHQTCKIDYIPDIAEGFRQGKDFESLNINIAKVDRDLENCDKLIETCLKTIEEEVAEELKQIREHRAEVVAYFDKREKELLAKVNDIKKINDENVQYFKKKCQVAKDQMNAIKSSLESHENNISQLFVVAKQSKRQLEEIRTTLDDINTNLSIQTSKFVKDHETTDLMKSLTALGTIEENKKMPLQKPTKKGFPFKKVSSAEILARDSHTVVKFSLKLDVLAKYEDPILKFPHGLDVVGNGELAVCGRDTNNIVLLDTEAGTMETLLGTIDGLDKPLSVCFSRSQLKMFVGSQGLAICVKCVNSTVLLDTVTLFDAEDG from the exons ATGATGGAACTTCAGGGTATTGACCATTCAGATGATGTTGACAATTCGTCGGCTGATGACACAATGTACTGTAGCCCCTGTGAGAAAGGGGGCGGTCACATTGCTGCTAACAGCTTCTGTAACAACTGCGATGAATACCTCTGCTTAAGCTGTGTCAAAGTCCATAGAAATATGAAGGTTACCCAAGACCATGTTGTACTCAGTGGTGATTccatgccatattttcattctccTAACAAGGCAGATGGTAAAAAAGGATTAACCGGATGTACGGAACAATGTCCGAGTCATTCCAATGAAGTTATCAAGTTTTTCTGCTCCGAACACGATTCTCTTAATTGCAGAGACTGTATTGTTGTAGGTCATCAAACATGCAAAATTGACTATATACCAGACATTGCTGAAGGCTTTCGGCAGGGCAAGGACTTTGAAAGtctaaatatcaacattgcaAAAGTGGACCGCGACCTAGAAAACTGTGATAAATTGATTGAAACGTGCCTGAAGACTATTGAAGAAGAGGTAGCTGAAGAACTCAAACAAATACGAGAACACAGAGCAGAGGTAGTTGCATACTTCGACAAGAGAGAGAAAGAGCTGCTAGCCAAGGTGAATGATATCAAGAAAAtcaatgatgaaaatgttcaatattttaaaaagaaatgccaGGTTGCAAAAGATCAAATGAACGCAATCAAATCCAGTCTAGAATCacatgaaaataacattagTCAGTTATTTGTTGTGGCTAAACAGTCCAAACGTCAGCTGGAGGAAATTCGAACAACGTTAGATGATATAAACACAAATTTGTCAATTCAGACTTCCAAGTTTGTTAAGGACCACGAAACTACTGATCTGATGAAGTCTCTTACAGCCCTAGGGACTATTGAGGAAAACAAGAAAATGCCACTACAGAAACCAACAAAGAAAg GTTTCCCATTCAAAAAGGTCTCATCAGCTGAAATCTTAGCCAG AGACAGCCACACAGTAGTTAAGTTTAGTCTTAAGTTGGATGTTCTGGCTAAATATGAAGATCCAATTTTGAAATTTCCACACGGTCTAGATGTGGTAGGGAATGGTGAACTTGCTGTTTGCGGGAGAGATACCAACAATATTGTTCTCCTTGACACTGAAGCAGGTACGATGGAAACATTGCTTGGTACCATAGATGGATTAGATAAACCACTTAGTGTTTGCTTCTCCCGGAGTCAGCTGAAAATGTTCGTTGGAAGCCAG GGACTTGCCATTTGCGTTAAATGCGTCAACAGTACTGTTCTCCTCGACACTGTAACACTGTTTGATGCAGAGGATGGATAA